The proteins below come from a single Drosophila suzukii chromosome X, CBGP_Dsuzu_IsoJpt1.0, whole genome shotgun sequence genomic window:
- the Zw10 gene encoding centromere/kinetochore protein zw10 codes for MVDDATHSVVLQEAFHGNGNGCDGVEAIQSAILKVLTRVTRFQVRVQKHIDDNYTEFMPNHTSPDIFLEESASLTREILDLLETVGTEGLSALEEANDKLAKSEKQLREILLGLAVSEHVLKIDELFQCVEDAKAIKDYLVILDLVSRLRAFIYGDDARERDGGSPVASQEVRRVFQVLECYETIRVKYHVQAHLLQQSLQERFDRLVQLQSKSFPTSRSVTLQVSRDEAQLQEIVQALFQETYNPVRLCEFLLDNCIEPLILQPVMAEYSEDADGGSYIRLSLSYATNKPSSAQLRPSYKQVLENFRLLLQTLSGINSSVSNGQHVFSIIGDHVKDKMLQLLVNECLIPAVPETMEEYQSSTLCEDVTQFEQLLADSFIINPEQDRALGQFVEQYDTFYRNRLFRRVLETAREIIQRDLQDMVLVAPNNGSTEVASDPFLFPRCMISKSAQDFVKLMDRILRQPTEKVAEGDNDPLVGVISVMLHTYIDEVPKVHRKLLDSIPQQAVLFHNNCMYFTHWIAQHANKGIESLAALSKTLQSTGRQHFRVQVNYQSSILMEIMQDFEFESPHTLGSGPLKLVRQCLRQLELLKNVWANVLPEKVYNDTFCELINTFVAELIRRVFTLRDISATMACELSDLIDVVLQRAPSLFGEPNEVVQVLSWQKLQQLKAMMNASLKEITELWCDGAGPLTANYKPDEVRHLIRALFQDTDRRAKAITQIG; via the exons ATGGTGGACGATGCGACGCATTCCGTGGTGCTGCAGGAGGCGTTCCACGGCAATGGGAACGGATGCGACGGCGTGGAGGCCATCCAATCGGCCATTTTAAAAGTGCTGACGCGGGTGACTCGCTTCCAGGTGCGTGTCCAGAAGCACATCGACGACAACTACACGGAGTTCATGCCCAACCACACCTCGCCGGACATTTTCCTGGAGGAGTCGGCCTCCCTGACCCGGGAGATCCTCGATCTTCTCGAGACGGTGGGCACAGAAGGACTGAGCGCCTTGGAGGAGGCGAATGACAAGTTGGCCAAGAGCGAAAAGCAGCTGCGGGAGATCCTTTTGGGCCTGGCGGTCAGCGAGCATGTGCTCAAGATCGACGAGCTGTTCCAGTGCGTGGAGGATGCCAAGGCCATCAAAGATTACCTTGTTATCTTGGACCTAGTGAGTCGTTTGAGGGCCTTCATCTATGGCGACGATGCTAGAGAACGAGACGGGGGCTCGCCGGTGGCCTCGCAGGAGGTGCGACGCGTCTTTCAGGTCCTCGAGTGCTACGAAACCATCAGGGTAAAGTACCATGTCCAGGCGCACCTGCTGCAACAGAGCCTCCAGGAGCGCTTCGATCGACTGGTGCAGCTTCAGAGTAAATCCTTTCCCACATCGCGAAGCGTCACACTGCAGGTCAGCCGGGATGAGGCGCAGCTGCAGGAAATCGTACAGGCCCTCTTTCAGGAGACCTACAATCCCGTGCGCCTTTGCGAATTCCTGCTGGACAACTGCATTGAACCGCTGATCCTCCAGCCGGTAATGGCGGAGTACAGCGAAGATGCCGACGGTGGTTCCTACATCCGTCTGTCCCTGTCCTACGCCACCAATAAGCCCAGCTCCGCGCAGCTGCGTCCGAGCTATAAGCAGGTTTTGGAGAACTTCCGGCTGCTGCTGCAAACGCTCTCTGGGATCAACAGCAGTGTATCCAACGGGCAGCACGTATTCAGCATCATTGGCGATCATGTGAAGGATAAGATGCTGCAGCTGCTGGTGAATGAGTGCCTGATACCAGCTGTGCCCGAAACCATGGAGGAGTACCAGTCCTCCACGCTGTGTGAGGACGTTACCCAGTTTGAGCAGCTGCTGGCAGACTCGTTCATCATCAATCCAGAGCAAGATCGGGCGCTGGGCCAATTCGTCGAGCAGTACGACACCTTCTACCGCAATCGACTGTTTCGTCGAGTTCTGGAGACGGCTCGCGAGATCATCCAGCGGGACTTGCAGGACATGGTGCTGGTGGCTCCCAACAATGGCTCCACCGAAGTGGCCAGCGATCCCTTCCTCTTTCCACGCTGCATGATTTCAAAAAGTGCACAG GACTTTGTCAAGCTGATGGACCGCATCCTGCGTCAACCcacagaaaaagtagccgaaGGCGATAATGATCCTCTGGTCGGCGTCATTTCCGTAATGCTGCACACCTATATCGATGAAGTGCCAAAGGTGCACCGCAAGCTGCTCGACAGCATTCCACAGCAGGCGGTGCTGTTCCACAACAACTGCATGTACTTTACCCACTGGATAGCTCAGCATGCCAACAAGGGCATCGAAAGTTTGGCGGCGCTGTCCAAGACGCTGCAGTCAACCGGCCGTCAGCATTTTCGGGTTCAGGTCAACTACCAGTCTTCCATTTTAATGGAGATCATGCAGGACTTCGAGTTTGAGAGCCCGCACACTCTGGGTTCCGGTCCATTGAAACTGGTCCGCCAGTGCCTTCGTCAGCTGGAGCTGCTAAAGAACGTGTGGGCCAATGTGCTGCCGGAAAAGGTGTACAATGACACCTTTTGCGAACTGATCAACACTTTTGTCGCCGAGCTGATCCGTCGCGTGTTCACGCTGCGCGACATATCCGCCACAATGGCCTGCGAGCTGAGCGACCTCATCGACGTGGTACTGCAGCGGGCGCCCAGCCTCTTTGGCGAGCCAAATGAAGTGGTCCAAGTCCTATCCTGGCAAAAGTTGCAACAGCTGAAGGCCATGATGAACGCCTCCCTCAAGGAGATCACGGAGCTGTGGTGCGACGGTGCCGGTCCGCTGACCGCTAATTACAAGCCGGACGAGGTAAGGCACCTCATCCGGGCGCTCTTCCAGGACACCGATCGCCGGGCGAAGGCCATTACGCAGATTGGATAG